The sequence GACCACGCTTATAAGAACAGTCCTTGATCCCCATCTGCTCATTATCCTTGTTTTGAGCATAATTTCCCTGCGCTATTTAATTGAGTCGGGAAAACTGCGGACGAGGCGTGATCTTTTTGTGACCCCGCAGGGAATGGCGTTGATGAATCTGCTCCTTATTGCCGTCGTCTATTTTGTGCCGCATCCGATATTGCGGCATTATGTCGAGCAGTATATTGCTTTTGCGATTATTCTGATCGCCTTCAATCTGGAGACGATGCTGGAAAGAGCGCGGGCACTCTGGAAGCCTTTGGGAAGGCGCCTGATTATCACCGTTCTGGCCGCGTTGTATCTAATTTCGCTGGTGCCCTATATCGCCATCAATATCTATGGTATCCGGAAAGCCGACCGACGATACCTCCTTTCGGAGGTAAAAAAGATAACCGAGCAGATGCTGGAATTGGGCCGGGTGTCCGATACCGTCCTTTGCGAATGGGCCGGCTACACTTTTTTCACCGGACAGATGCCGTTACCTGGCAGCGAGATTGTAGGTTTCCATTGGCCGCTGCCTCTCGACCATGCCGGATATATGAAACATAAATTGGCTGATGCTGTTTATCTAAGAGAGGAAGTTGTAAAAAGAACCCCGGCGCTGGTAGTGACAGTCAATCAACCGGCCGACTACTATGCAGCGGAACTGACCGCCGGCTATAACAAAAGCTATCAATCGGACGTAGTCTGCATATATAAGAGAAGATGAGAAGAATACTATACATATTGTTCTTATGGGCGGGATTGAGTACTGCCCTGCTCGGTGCCGAAACGGCATCCCCCGATACAGTCACATCGGCGCTGGGGATTACGGTGGAAACCTCGGTTGACCGATCGGAAATCTATATCGGTGACCTCATCAATTATCGACTGACAATCATTCATGACTCCAATATCGTTCTTACACCGCCGCCGATCGGCGCCAATCTGGGGGCCTTTGATGTCAAGGATTATCAAACCGATGAATCAACCAGACTCAAGGACGGACGGATCAAGGTCGAAAGTCGCTTTTCATTGACCACTTTTACTACCGGCGATTATATCATTCCGCCGATACCGGTCGAATTCATGCTTCCCGATAGCACCGTCAAATATCTCATTTCCGAGCCGACTCCCATCAAAGTAAAATCGCTGCTGGCGGAATCCTCTGACACGGCCGACATCCGCGATATCAAAGGGCCGATCGAATTTAAGACCAGCTATGCTCTATATTACTATTTCGGCGGGGCTTTCCTGATTCTGGCGGCCGTGGCAGCTTATATCTTCTGGCGAATCCGCAGGAAGAGAATGCAGCAGGGTGAGCCGGTTGACCTGCGCAAGCCATGGGAGATCGCCTTCGAGGAACTGGCTCTTCTCAAAGAGAAAAATTACCCCTCCGACGGCCAATTCAAGCAGTTTTATGTTGAGCTGACCGAAATTGTCCGAGCCTATTTGGGTCGCATTTACACCATTCCGGTGCTCGATATGACTACTGAGGAGTTTCTGGTTGTCATCATGGAGGAAGAAATCGACGAGCAATTGTTCAGTCGCCTGAAAAATTTTCTTGGTTTTGCCGATCTGGTCAAATTCGCCAAGTTGATCCCCGAAATGGATAAGGTCATTCAGGATTACGATGAGGCGGTCAATATAGTGGAATATATCCGGCAGGTTGAAACCTCTCGGGTGTCCGTTGCCGGGGAACCGATTGCCACAACCGGAGGCGGGCTTAATGTTTAGATTTGCAGGATTTAATATCAGTCTGTTTGAACATGAGATATCGCTGTCGGCGACAATGATTTTCTTGGTAGGCGCCGCCCTGATTGCCTTGATGCTGTACTATTATTTTCAGAGAAGGCGTACGCAATCGGCCTCTATCCGGTACAGCGATCTCAAAATAATCAAGCGCTCGGCCAAATCCGGCCGCCTGCGATTCCGATTCATTCTGCCTTTTTTCCGGATGTTCGCCCTGGCGATGCTGATCGTGGCCTTTGCTCGCCCTCAGGCTGGGACCGAAAACCGCGAGGTTACCTCGGAAGGGATAGATATCATGCTGGCGCTGGATGTTTCAGGCTCGATGCGGGCCGAGGATTTCAAACCCGAGAACCGTCTTTATGTTGCCAGAGAGGAAATCAAGAAGTTTGTCTCCAAACGTGCCTCCGACCGAATTGGTCTGGTGGTTTTCTCGCAGTCTTCTTTTACCCAGTGCCCGCTGACGCTTGATTATGGGGTGCTCCTGAATTTTCTGGATCAGGTTCGGTTCGGGATGATTAAAGATGGTACTGCTATCGGCATGGCGCTGGCCAATTGTGTCAATCGCCTGCGGGAATCACCATCCAAGTCAAAGGTGATAGTGCTCCTGACCGACGGTGTCAACAACGCCGGCGAAATCGATCCTCTGACCGCCGCCGGCATTGCCAAGACAATGGGGGTCAAGATTTATACTATTGGGGTGGGACGCCCCGGCAATGCCATGTACCCGGTTGATGACCCGATTTTCGGCAAGAGATATGTCTATCTGCCGAATGAGATTGATGAGGATGTTTTGAAGGAAATCGCGGGCAAGACCGGCGGCAAATATTTCCGCGCCCGCTCTGAAAAAGAGCTGGAGCAGATTTATGACGAAATCGATAGTCTCGAGAAGACCAAAGTCAAAGTCAATGAATATGTGCAATACGAAGAGCTGTTTCCATCCTTTGTTTATTTTGGATTGGCTCTCCTGGTGTTGGAAATGCTGTTAGGACAAACTATATTTAGGAAAATACCTTGAGGTGATGTTGGGATTCTATGCGTTTTGCTTCGCCTGAAAATTTGATGCTGTTGGGTTTGCTTGTCGTTCTGGGATTGTTCTATCTTTGGGCGATCAATCGGAAGAGAAAGATGCTGGCCCGTTTCGGGGACATCCTTCTGCTGATGAAAAATGCTCCTTACATTTCCTTCGCCCGCCAGGGAGGCAAGGCGGCGTTGTTGCTGACCGGAGTCCTTTTTCTGGTAATCACTCTTTCGCAGTTGCAGTGCGGCACGCATATGGAAATGATGAAGCGGGAAGGGATCGACATTGTCATCGCCATTGATGTTTCCAACTCTATGCTGGCCGAGGATATGAAACCAAGCCGTATCGCCAAAGCGAGGCAGGAAGTCCGGGGATTGATTGACCGCCTCAAAGGAGACAGGATCGGCCTGGTCGCTTTTGCCGGGGAAGCATTTATCCAGTGCCCACTGACCCTGGACTATTCGGCAGCCGAGATGTTTCTTGATGTCATTGATGTCGGTCTGATACCGAAGCAGGGCACGGCCATAGGTGAGGCCATTACGAAAGCCACGGGAGCTTTTGAAAAACTGGAGAAAAAGCATAAAGTCCTGCTTCTGCTGACCGACGGCGAAGATCAGAACAGCGATCCCCTGAATGCCGCCGACGAGGCGCGCAGGGAAGGCGTCAAAATTTATGCTATTGGCATCGGCTCCGGGGCGGGAGAGCCGATCCCGGTGACCAATCGTACCGGCGAAAAAGTCGGTTACAAGAAGGATAAAAACGGCGAGGTTATTGTCACTAAGTTGGATGAAATGACACTTCAGAAAATCGCTCTGACCACCGGGGGTAAGTACTATCATGCCACACCGGGCGAAATGGAACTTGAAAAGGTTTTCGACGAAATCAGTAAGATGGAGAAAAAGGAACTGGAGGGGAAATTAATGATGCAGTATGAAGATCGTTTCCAGTATCCTTTAATTCTGGCGGTCTTTATTATTGTGCTGGAGTTTTTTGTTTCGGAAAAGAAAAGAATAAAGAAGATCAGGTAGAGTATGAGAATAAAGACGGCGATTATTCTTTCGGTTTTGATGGCGCTTCTCTTCGGCGCTGTCCATGCCGACAGCTTCAATGGCATGGTGAAAAAAGGAAATAGTGCTTTCGCCGGCGGTGATTTCAAGAAAGCGCTTGAATTCTATCGCCAGGCGGAGGCCGAGCGGCCGGAGACGCCGGAATTGCAGTATAATATCGGCAGTGCTCTGTATAAAGAGGGTAAATATGAAGAGGCCGCCGACAAGCTCGAGAAATCGTTTGTCACCGGCGATATCAATAACGAGGCAAAGGGGCATTATAATCTGGGCAATGTTTATTACCGGACCGGTGATTATCAGAAGGCGAT is a genomic window of Candidatus Zixiibacteriota bacterium containing:
- a CDS encoding BatD family protein, with product MRRILYILFLWAGLSTALLGAETASPDTVTSALGITVETSVDRSEIYIGDLINYRLTIIHDSNIVLTPPPIGANLGAFDVKDYQTDESTRLKDGRIKVESRFSLTTFTTGDYIIPPIPVEFMLPDSTVKYLISEPTPIKVKSLLAESSDTADIRDIKGPIEFKTSYALYYYFGGAFLILAAVAAYIFWRIRRKRMQQGEPVDLRKPWEIAFEELALLKEKNYPSDGQFKQFYVELTEIVRAYLGRIYTIPVLDMTTEEFLVVIMEEEIDEQLFSRLKNFLGFADLVKFAKLIPEMDKVIQDYDEAVNIVEYIRQVETSRVSVAGEPIATTGGGLNV
- a CDS encoding VWA domain-containing protein, encoding MFRFAGFNISLFEHEISLSATMIFLVGAALIALMLYYYFQRRRTQSASIRYSDLKIIKRSAKSGRLRFRFILPFFRMFALAMLIVAFARPQAGTENREVTSEGIDIMLALDVSGSMRAEDFKPENRLYVAREEIKKFVSKRASDRIGLVVFSQSSFTQCPLTLDYGVLLNFLDQVRFGMIKDGTAIGMALANCVNRLRESPSKSKVIVLLTDGVNNAGEIDPLTAAGIAKTMGVKIYTIGVGRPGNAMYPVDDPIFGKRYVYLPNEIDEDVLKEIAGKTGGKYFRARSEKELEQIYDEIDSLEKTKVKVNEYVQYEELFPSFVYFGLALLVLEMLLGQTIFRKIP
- a CDS encoding VWA domain-containing protein is translated as MLLGLLVVLGLFYLWAINRKRKMLARFGDILLLMKNAPYISFARQGGKAALLLTGVLFLVITLSQLQCGTHMEMMKREGIDIVIAIDVSNSMLAEDMKPSRIAKARQEVRGLIDRLKGDRIGLVAFAGEAFIQCPLTLDYSAAEMFLDVIDVGLIPKQGTAIGEAITKATGAFEKLEKKHKVLLLLTDGEDQNSDPLNAADEARREGVKIYAIGIGSGAGEPIPVTNRTGEKVGYKKDKNGEVIVTKLDEMTLQKIALTTGGKYYHATPGEMELEKVFDEISKMEKKELEGKLMMQYEDRFQYPLILAVFIIVLEFFVSEKKRIKKIR
- a CDS encoding tetratricopeptide repeat protein; its protein translation is MRIKTAIILSVLMALLFGAVHADSFNGMVKKGNSAFAGGDFKKALEFYRQAEAERPETPELQYNIGSALYKEGKYEEAADKLEKSFVTGDINNEAKGHYNLGNVYYRTGDYQKAIASYQKALELAPDDIDAKYNLELARKMLKEQLKPQQQKDNKQQQPQQQDQQDKQDQQKQQEQEQQQQEDQKQNQQKPQQMDKNEMSKE